A genomic stretch from Roseiconus lacunae includes:
- the ilvN gene encoding acetolactate synthase small subunit, producing MSSPTQRHVLSALVQNVPGVLAHISGMLASRGFNIDSLAVGATEDDALSRMTFVVVGDDRVLEQVRKQLEKIVTVVRVIDVSSRDYVERDLLLVKVQAAAGPKRAEIRELVDIFRGKIVDVGPDELMIEISGRENKVQAFVERIRPYGITELVRTGRVAMVRSDSEVALSESTKATA from the coding sequence ATGTCCAGCCCCACACAGCGACACGTTCTGTCCGCGTTGGTCCAGAACGTTCCCGGTGTGCTTGCCCACATTTCTGGGATGCTTGCCTCGCGTGGATTTAACATCGACTCCTTGGCTGTCGGTGCAACCGAAGATGACGCTCTCTCGCGAATGACGTTTGTCGTCGTCGGCGATGACCGCGTCCTTGAACAAGTCCGCAAGCAGCTGGAGAAGATCGTCACTGTCGTACGTGTGATCGATGTCAGTAGCCGAGACTACGTCGAACGCGATTTGTTGCTGGTGAAAGTTCAGGCGGCGGCCGGACCGAAGCGTGCCGAGATCCGCGAATTGGTCGATATCTTCCGCGGCAAAATCGTTGATGTGGGGCCAGACGAGCTGATGATCGAAATCAGCGGTCGCGAAAACAAAGTTCAAGCGTTCGTCGAGCGTATTCGCCCCTACGGAATCACCGAATTGGTCCGTACTGGCCGCGTCGCGATGGTGCGTAGTGATTCCGAAGTCGCACTTTCTGAATCGACCAAGGCGACCGCCTAG
- a CDS encoding RNA polymerase sigma factor yields MIAPATSFDHYLDDQGVQLMLQLQQGELDALDGLMDLYSPLVTAVVRNVFGSQEPDEDVSQEVFLRVFQSRDNYVPTAKFCTWLSLITKNYSLNIRRNRARRKAVSVESSGIDANLESLDHSRDDSGGQPTEGLDRAELDATLRSAIERLIPRQREAIEMVYYQGMSYSEVARRLDTSPPAIKSLLARARSRLRELLPGGLEEHCL; encoded by the coding sequence ATGATCGCCCCCGCCACTTCATTCGACCATTACCTTGACGATCAAGGCGTCCAACTGATGCTTCAGTTGCAACAAGGCGAACTTGACGCCCTCGACGGTTTAATGGATTTGTACTCCCCCCTGGTTACCGCCGTGGTGCGAAATGTCTTCGGGTCGCAAGAACCGGACGAAGACGTCAGCCAAGAAGTGTTCCTGCGAGTGTTTCAATCGCGAGACAACTACGTTCCCACCGCAAAATTCTGTACCTGGCTGTCGCTAATCACCAAGAATTACTCACTCAATATCCGCCGCAACCGTGCCCGCCGGAAAGCAGTCTCGGTGGAATCATCCGGCATCGACGCGAACCTTGAGAGCCTCGATCATTCACGCGATGATTCCGGCGGTCAGCCCACCGAAGGGCTCGATCGCGCCGAACTGGATGCGACCCTGCGAAGTGCGATCGAGCGGCTGATTCCGCGTCAGCGTGAAGCGATCGAAATGGTTTACTACCAAGGCATGTCGTATTCCGAAGTTGCCAGAAGACTCGACACATCGCCGCCGGCGATCAAGTCTTTACTCGCACGAGCCAGGTCGCGTCTGAGAGAGTTACTGCCCGGAGGCTTGGAAGAACACTGCCTGTAA
- the ilvC gene encoding ketol-acid reductoisomerase gives MAAKVYYDNDADLSHLKGKTVAILGYGSQGHAQAQNLRDSGVNVIIGQRPGSANYDLAVSHGFKPLSIADATKQADVINILLPDEVQADVYKNDIQPNLENGNVLMCSHGFNIHFQQIVPPSGIDTLLVAPKGPGHLVRSEYEKGGGVPSLIALGEGASEETKQIGLAYAKGIGGTRGGVIETSFKEETETDLFGEQVVLCGGVSELVKAGFETLVEAGYQPEMAYFECMHELKLIVDLLYQGGLSYMRYSISNTAEYGDYVTGPRIITDETKQEMKRVLEEIQNGTFARNWILENRGGAAFFKATRRRERDHGVEQVGRGLRKMMSWIEEKEV, from the coding sequence ATGGCTGCAAAAGTTTATTACGACAACGATGCTGATCTGTCTCACCTAAAAGGCAAGACGGTTGCCATCTTGGGCTACGGTTCCCAGGGACATGCCCAAGCTCAAAACCTTCGTGACAGCGGCGTCAACGTCATCATCGGGCAGCGTCCCGGTTCGGCCAACTACGATTTGGCCGTCTCGCACGGCTTCAAGCCCTTGTCCATCGCGGACGCGACCAAGCAAGCCGACGTGATCAACATCCTGCTTCCCGATGAAGTCCAAGCGGATGTTTACAAGAACGACATTCAGCCGAACCTCGAGAACGGAAACGTTCTGATGTGTTCGCACGGGTTCAACATCCACTTCCAACAAATCGTTCCGCCGTCGGGAATCGATACCTTGTTGGTTGCCCCCAAGGGCCCCGGACACTTGGTCCGTAGCGAATATGAAAAGGGCGGTGGCGTTCCTTCGTTGATCGCTCTCGGCGAAGGTGCGAGCGAAGAAACCAAGCAAATCGGCTTGGCCTATGCGAAGGGGATCGGTGGTACTCGTGGTGGTGTGATCGAGACGTCGTTCAAAGAGGAAACTGAAACCGACTTGTTCGGCGAACAGGTTGTTCTGTGTGGTGGCGTCAGCGAGCTGGTTAAAGCTGGCTTCGAAACGTTGGTCGAAGCCGGGTACCAGCCCGAAATGGCGTACTTCGAGTGTATGCACGAACTGAAGTTGATCGTCGATTTGCTTTACCAAGGCGGCCTAAGCTACATGCGTTACAGCATTAGCAATACCGCCGAGTACGGTGATTACGTCACCGGGCCGCGTATCATCACCGACGAAACCAAGCAAGAAATGAAACGTGTGCTTGAAGAGATTCAAAACGGCACGTTCGCTCGTAACTGGATCTTGGAAAACCGTGGTGGCGCCGCGTTCTTCAAGGCAACCCGTCGTCGCGAACGCGACCACGGTGTCGAGCAAGTCGGTCGCGGCTTGCGAAAGATGATGTCCTGGATCGAAGAAAAAGAAGTCTAG
- a CDS encoding acetylxylan esterase: MRTRCQVFALVLCWLVGADTVSAQETSPDSKTPPLKTLNDHFPFDVPETVELWQQRREDLRRRVLVANGLWPMPEKTPLKPVIHGRIERDGFVVDRVYFQSLPGHYVSGMLFRPAEGNTLGVIDGKRPAVLSPHGHGGRTMKLSDDALKKQLETGGEIFEQSGRYPKLARCAHLARMGCVTFIFDMLGYADSQQITYQTAHRHADARPEESNREQPIFFSIDADLNLQSIMGLQTWNAIRSLDFLASLPEVDEERLGVTGGSGGGTQTILLSAIDPRVKVAFPNGMVSTSMQGGCYCENCNYLRIGTGNVELAALFAPKPQGMTAADDWTKAMLDDGFPELKQLYTMLGKPDHVICGDLLKFPHNYNHVTRAIMYPFMAKHLGLPSNVPLEEQDYQPFSETEMAVYNDQHPAPDETGVDHERKVLAWWTNENQRALADAVPESSTGENADQWKRYQDVIGGAWRVIFDRDLPAGSEVNVEQLSERVEQGVRRQHIRVSHPEWKTSVEAIVFRVADADAKPQSLVVNPSHDGMQEKWLLGDTLTAFKENYPRSALVIPFLQAPEREGGNMVQPLIDDKRSYSGFTFGYNRPLVVKRCDQLLCVLAMAQGEVAAPLRLVGQFPASIAAGVIAGDAVDELVLTDSEYRFSTVERYQDADFVPGAAKYFDLPGLIALRAPHGLAFEGGEVPNLVERVYAAAGASERLTRSE; encoded by the coding sequence ATGAGAACGAGATGCCAAGTGTTCGCATTGGTGCTCTGCTGGCTCGTCGGTGCCGATACCGTGAGCGCTCAAGAAACCTCACCTGATTCGAAGACGCCGCCGCTGAAAACGCTGAACGATCATTTCCCCTTTGACGTTCCGGAAACGGTCGAATTGTGGCAGCAGCGTCGCGAGGATTTACGACGCCGCGTCTTGGTCGCCAACGGTCTTTGGCCGATGCCCGAGAAGACACCGTTGAAGCCTGTGATCCACGGCCGGATCGAACGTGATGGCTTTGTCGTCGATCGAGTCTACTTTCAGTCGCTTCCCGGGCACTATGTTTCCGGCATGCTCTTTCGCCCCGCCGAAGGCAACACGTTGGGAGTCATCGATGGAAAGCGTCCGGCGGTTCTTTCACCGCACGGCCACGGCGGTCGAACGATGAAGCTTAGTGATGACGCGTTAAAGAAACAGTTGGAAACCGGTGGTGAGATCTTCGAACAATCGGGGCGTTATCCTAAGTTGGCTCGCTGTGCTCATCTGGCGCGAATGGGTTGCGTCACGTTCATTTTCGACATGCTCGGTTATGCCGATTCACAACAGATCACTTATCAAACGGCGCATCGTCATGCCGACGCGCGACCCGAGGAATCGAATCGTGAGCAACCGATCTTCTTTAGCATCGACGCGGACTTGAACTTGCAGTCGATCATGGGGCTGCAGACGTGGAATGCCATCCGTTCGCTCGATTTTCTCGCTTCGCTTCCCGAAGTTGATGAGGAACGCTTGGGAGTGACCGGTGGCAGCGGCGGTGGGACTCAGACGATTCTCCTTTCGGCAATCGACCCACGTGTGAAGGTCGCATTTCCCAATGGGATGGTCAGTACGTCGATGCAAGGCGGGTGCTACTGCGAAAATTGTAACTACCTCCGGATCGGAACCGGGAACGTCGAACTTGCCGCCTTGTTCGCCCCCAAACCTCAAGGGATGACGGCGGCGGATGATTGGACCAAGGCGATGCTTGACGATGGCTTTCCGGAACTTAAACAGCTCTACACGATGTTGGGCAAGCCCGATCATGTGATCTGTGGTGACTTGTTAAAGTTCCCGCACAATTACAATCACGTCACCCGTGCGATCATGTATCCGTTTATGGCGAAGCATCTTGGGCTGCCAAGCAACGTTCCGCTGGAAGAACAGGACTATCAACCGTTCAGCGAAACGGAGATGGCGGTTTACAACGATCAGCATCCGGCCCCCGATGAAACCGGTGTCGACCATGAACGAAAGGTCTTGGCATGGTGGACGAACGAAAATCAGCGCGCGCTCGCTGATGCGGTTCCCGAATCGAGTACCGGCGAAAACGCCGACCAGTGGAAGCGATATCAAGATGTCATCGGTGGGGCTTGGCGAGTCATCTTTGATCGCGATTTGCCGGCGGGGAGTGAGGTCAATGTCGAACAGCTTTCCGAACGCGTCGAGCAAGGCGTACGTCGCCAACACATACGCGTCAGCCATCCCGAATGGAAGACGTCGGTTGAGGCGATTGTGTTTCGTGTCGCCGACGCTGATGCGAAGCCTCAATCGTTGGTCGTTAATCCGAGTCACGATGGCATGCAGGAAAAGTGGCTACTCGGCGACACGTTGACGGCCTTCAAAGAAAACTATCCGCGGTCTGCGTTGGTGATTCCTTTCTTGCAAGCTCCCGAGCGTGAAGGCGGCAACATGGTTCAGCCGTTGATCGATGACAAACGAAGCTACTCTGGATTTACCTTCGGCTACAACCGGCCGTTGGTTGTCAAGCGTTGTGATCAGTTGCTTTGTGTGTTGGCGATGGCACAAGGCGAAGTCGCCGCACCGCTGCGATTGGTCGGCCAGTTTCCGGCGTCGATCGCGGCCGGTGTAATCGCCGGCGACGCGGTTGACGAGCTGGTGCTGACCGATTCGGAGTACCGGTTTTCGACGGTCGAACGATACCAGGATGCGGACTTTGTGCCGGGGGCGGCGAAGTACTTCGACCTACCGGGCTTGATCGCTTTACGGGCACCGCATGGGCTGGCGTTTGAGGGGGGCGAGGTTCCCAATTTGGTCGAGCGAGTCTACGCCGCCGCGGGTGCAAGCGAACGGTTGACGCGGTCGGAATAG
- a CDS encoding SDR family NAD(P)-dependent oxidoreductase has translation MPRPAARVRYDNTDRVVIVTGGSSGIGQAIAEAFVESSAQVICADVNPPPEVLADRVTYVRCDTSREEECRDAIELAVQRFGGVDVLVNNAAIQPVESYRPIDELPMDVWHRMVAVNLTGYTLMAKYAIAQMRRQGSGVIVNLSSGQAHRTAREVGVYGPIKSANIMQARQWAIEYAREGIRVVSVSPGAIDTPLVRASLEAQGGAGPLANRHPIGRIGKPEEVSAAVLWLSSDDASFITGTDLEVDGGLGAFGAFADPYPMSSSEGDRSGAN, from the coding sequence ATGCCCCGTCCTGCCGCTCGTGTTCGATACGACAATACTGACCGCGTCGTCATTGTCACCGGGGGCAGCAGCGGGATCGGGCAAGCGATCGCCGAAGCTTTTGTCGAATCGTCGGCGCAGGTCATTTGTGCGGACGTCAATCCACCGCCGGAGGTTCTTGCAGATCGTGTGACCTACGTCAGGTGCGATACCTCAAGGGAAGAAGAGTGTCGCGACGCCATTGAATTGGCAGTGCAGCGGTTCGGCGGTGTGGATGTGTTGGTCAACAATGCGGCGATCCAACCGGTCGAATCGTACCGGCCGATTGACGAGCTTCCGATGGACGTTTGGCATCGGATGGTGGCGGTCAACCTGACCGGTTATACGTTGATGGCGAAGTACGCGATCGCTCAAATGCGACGGCAAGGAAGTGGTGTCATCGTCAACTTATCGAGCGGGCAAGCTCATCGAACGGCTCGCGAGGTTGGCGTCTATGGCCCGATTAAATCGGCGAACATCATGCAGGCCAGGCAATGGGCGATTGAGTACGCACGTGAAGGCATTCGTGTGGTGTCTGTTTCGCCAGGGGCGATCGACACTCCATTGGTAAGGGCATCCTTAGAGGCTCAAGGAGGCGCGGGGCCGCTCGCCAATCGGCATCCGATCGGGCGAATTGGTAAGCCCGAAGAAGTGTCCGCGGCGGTCCTCTGGCTTAGCAGCGACGATGCTTCGTTCATCACCGGGACCGATCTCGAAGTCGATGGTGGATTGGGGGCGTTCGGTGCCTTTGCCGATCCCTATCCAATGAGTTCATCAGAGGGTGACCGATCCGGTGCAAACTGA
- a CDS encoding sigma-70 family RNA polymerase sigma factor, whose translation MVDDSEQHDIRSRLQTGGQDVFAELFSSHRGRLKKLLLHHVDARLRTRTDLSDILQEAYMDAFRRIEHFLRKPDLSFYVWLRQITLQRLIDNHRAHLLAEKRSLKTEVSLSQSAYSSQTSRAWALQLIEAQLSPSQVVMHDEMVGRVERALESMDDTDREVLMLRHFEELKNNEVAEVLSLSPAAASNRYVRALKRLRDVVLSRSETQ comes from the coding sequence ATGGTTGATGATTCTGAACAACACGATATCCGTTCCCGGCTGCAAACCGGTGGGCAAGATGTGTTTGCAGAATTGTTTTCGTCGCACCGTGGACGTTTGAAAAAGCTGTTGTTGCATCACGTGGACGCACGCCTTCGTACCCGCACCGATCTATCCGATATCCTTCAAGAAGCGTACATGGATGCGTTTCGCAGGATCGAGCATTTCTTGCGAAAGCCCGATTTGTCGTTTTACGTTTGGTTGCGGCAGATCACGTTACAGCGGTTGATCGACAATCATCGGGCACACTTGCTGGCCGAAAAACGCAGTCTGAAGACCGAGGTTTCGTTATCGCAGTCGGCTTACAGTTCGCAAACTTCGCGTGCCTGGGCCCTGCAGTTGATCGAGGCCCAGTTGTCGCCGAGCCAAGTGGTGATGCACGACGAAATGGTTGGGCGAGTTGAGCGTGCTTTGGAATCGATGGACGATACCGATCGCGAAGTATTGATGCTGCGGCACTTCGAAGAATTAAAAAACAACGAAGTCGCCGAGGTCTTGAGTCTTAGCCCTGCCGCGGCAAGCAACCGCTACGTTCGCGCCTTAAAGCGACTTCGCGATGTCGTTTTATCTCGTTCCGAAACGCAGTGA
- a CDS encoding DUF4254 domain-containing protein, with translation MSTTSVARQHLPSVAEITKTQVDTVEAWHQGPIENQYDGFLELVCRQHEFNYRLWHEEDIARSPTADDAKIAEVKRAIDKLNQARNDMIEKLDDAITALLERLHIRPADDAPVNTETAGSAIDRLSIMSLRLYHYREQLDRADADADHRNKVAARIDLCQQQHADLSKSLQELLDDIFDAKKRHKTYRQMKMYNDPSLNPEIYNA, from the coding sequence ATGTCAACTACCAGTGTCGCTCGGCAGCATTTACCCTCCGTTGCTGAAATCACCAAAACGCAGGTCGACACCGTCGAGGCATGGCATCAGGGGCCAATCGAGAATCAATACGATGGCTTTCTGGAACTCGTCTGCCGCCAACACGAGTTCAACTATCGTCTTTGGCACGAAGAAGACATCGCTCGTAGTCCGACGGCGGATGATGCGAAAATTGCAGAAGTCAAACGCGCGATCGACAAGCTCAACCAAGCCCGCAACGACATGATCGAAAAGCTCGATGATGCGATCACCGCGCTTTTGGAGCGTCTGCATATCCGGCCTGCGGATGACGCCCCGGTGAATACCGAAACGGCCGGCAGTGCGATCGATCGCCTTTCGATCATGTCATTGCGTCTTTATCATTACCGTGAACAACTCGATCGTGCCGACGCCGATGCCGATCATCGTAATAAGGTCGCGGCCCGAATTGACCTCTGCCAACAGCAGCACGCAGACCTGTCGAAGTCACTGCAAGAGTTGCTTGACGACATTTTCGACGCAAAAAAACGTCACAAGACCTATCGTCAAATGAAAATGTACAACGACCCTTCGTTGAACCCAGAGATTTACAACGCTTAG
- a CDS encoding serine/threonine-protein kinase, producing the protein MSFYLVPKRSDWTEDVVKSTEQREPVEVLCEQFLDQWRSGSGMTIEEFASKHEDAKDDILTLFPMMLAMESVKENRVHESTHRPVQLKVDRLEQIGDYRIIREIGRGGMAIVFEAEQQSLHRRVALKVFPAQAFEDTDHLVRFEREAKMVAGLYHHNIVPVYGTGVQDGLHYFVMQLIEGQTLDQFTLGIKRKKNESDFAPTTEVLSEYIDPVSMQRGRSYWHRVAEIGQQVAEALDYAHQRGILHRDIKPSNLMLDSDWRVWVTDFGLASEVAHDPISRTGDIVGTLPYMAPERLTGIADVRSDLYSLGLTLYELLTLETAIGGFSRSEIRRRVLDGNVLPPRSICKDIPADLETIILKAVAREPHARYPTARALADDLDNFRKDRPIRARRVGPVGRLRRWSRRNPSVAMMSFALLFCILVSMTMVTVQWRRAVNEGTRAEANLRLALYSMDRLLERFEADWMEHPSMLDSDQETGPAEMRFVVSDRSAAVLQEALSFYEQFAENNEGDPYLKRDTARAYKRVGGIYERLGHLEDAEIAYRNELKTLQQMEDDPDNEKLMRLSESYNRLAMVLNAEYKHKESRQQLFGVITLLTSHGIETNSSPKLRYLLAVSNNNLGKVMWWLHSFRDSNNRHRTAIGLLEQLVDEYPSESIYRHSLAKAYRDHRFSSFRHDRSSSRQLETAAICLLEELVADYPDVPDYRCELSELLETCSKFGSASQTEKEDQAKRALDLSEDLVAEFPAIPRYQASLARALSTCASHLEETSLDKAIRHHRRSVSIYSRLCKQFPGVNDYLTFTAHAMGDYAQCQLEFGELDEASLSLQAATSRQEKYLEKRPNSTFGRRWLEGHYWLLAKVEADRGQAESAELYRAKASEIKKSYPDFRSRRSRDRDDEQEIDDQRNDSDLQS; encoded by the coding sequence ATGTCGTTTTATCTCGTTCCGAAACGCAGTGACTGGACCGAAGACGTGGTGAAATCTACCGAGCAACGTGAGCCCGTCGAAGTCCTGTGTGAACAGTTTCTCGATCAATGGCGATCGGGTTCCGGGATGACGATCGAAGAGTTCGCTTCGAAGCACGAAGATGCGAAGGATGACATCCTGACGCTGTTTCCCATGATGTTGGCGATGGAAAGCGTCAAAGAAAATCGTGTGCATGAATCGACTCATCGGCCCGTCCAACTCAAGGTCGATCGACTTGAACAAATCGGTGACTATCGCATCATCCGTGAAATCGGACGCGGCGGGATGGCGATCGTTTTCGAAGCGGAACAACAATCGCTTCATCGCCGCGTCGCACTGAAGGTCTTTCCGGCACAAGCGTTCGAAGATACCGATCACTTAGTGCGCTTCGAACGCGAAGCCAAGATGGTCGCAGGGCTGTACCATCACAATATTGTGCCTGTCTACGGAACCGGGGTTCAGGACGGGTTGCATTACTTCGTGATGCAACTGATCGAAGGCCAGACGCTTGATCAATTTACTTTGGGAATCAAGCGGAAGAAAAACGAATCCGATTTCGCCCCCACCACCGAAGTGCTTTCCGAGTACATCGATCCAGTGTCGATGCAGCGCGGGCGATCGTATTGGCATCGCGTCGCTGAAATTGGTCAGCAGGTCGCCGAGGCGCTCGACTATGCTCATCAACGCGGGATCCTGCATCGAGACATTAAGCCATCGAATCTGATGCTTGACTCGGATTGGCGTGTCTGGGTGACCGACTTCGGGTTGGCATCGGAAGTCGCCCATGACCCCATCAGTCGTACCGGTGATATCGTTGGTACCCTGCCCTACATGGCACCCGAGCGTTTGACCGGCATCGCCGACGTTCGATCCGATCTGTATAGCTTAGGATTGACGCTGTATGAGCTATTGACGCTGGAGACCGCCATCGGTGGTTTTAGCCGAAGCGAAATTCGGCGTCGGGTCTTGGACGGCAACGTGTTACCTCCACGCTCGATTTGCAAGGACATTCCCGCCGATCTGGAAACGATCATTTTAAAGGCGGTCGCCCGAGAACCGCACGCCCGCTATCCGACCGCGCGGGCGTTGGCCGACGACTTAGATAACTTTCGCAAGGATCGTCCGATTCGCGCACGTCGGGTGGGGCCGGTCGGCAGGCTACGTCGGTGGAGTCGCCGTAATCCGTCCGTCGCGATGATGAGTTTCGCACTGCTGTTCTGTATCCTGGTGTCGATGACAATGGTCACCGTCCAATGGCGGCGGGCGGTCAACGAAGGCACGCGGGCCGAAGCCAACCTGCGATTGGCACTGTATTCGATGGATCGGCTATTGGAGCGTTTCGAAGCCGATTGGATGGAGCATCCCAGTATGCTCGATTCGGATCAAGAAACCGGGCCCGCCGAAATGCGTTTTGTTGTTAGCGATCGAAGTGCCGCCGTGCTTCAGGAAGCGTTGTCATTTTATGAGCAGTTTGCCGAAAACAACGAAGGCGACCCGTATCTCAAACGTGATACCGCAAGGGCCTACAAACGCGTCGGTGGAATCTATGAGCGACTCGGTCATCTTGAAGACGCAGAGATTGCCTACCGCAACGAACTCAAAACGCTACAGCAGATGGAGGATGATCCGGACAACGAGAAATTGATGCGTTTAAGTGAGTCTTACAATCGCTTGGCGATGGTCTTGAATGCGGAGTACAAACACAAGGAATCACGTCAGCAGTTGTTCGGGGTGATCACGCTCTTGACCAGTCACGGCATCGAAACAAATTCATCGCCCAAACTGCGTTACCTTTTGGCGGTCAGCAACAACAATCTTGGAAAAGTGATGTGGTGGCTGCATTCGTTTCGGGATAGCAACAATCGTCATCGCACTGCGATCGGATTGCTGGAGCAACTCGTCGACGAGTACCCTTCCGAATCGATCTATCGGCATTCCTTAGCGAAGGCGTATCGGGATCATCGTTTCTCGTCGTTTCGGCATGACCGGTCCTCGTCCCGACAATTGGAAACCGCCGCGATTTGTTTGCTCGAGGAACTGGTCGCAGACTATCCCGACGTCCCGGACTATCGTTGCGAGTTAAGTGAGTTGTTGGAGACGTGCTCGAAGTTCGGGAGCGCTTCGCAAACAGAAAAGGAAGATCAAGCCAAACGTGCATTGGATTTATCGGAAGATCTAGTTGCGGAGTTTCCTGCGATCCCTCGCTATCAGGCATCGCTCGCTCGCGCGCTCTCGACTTGTGCTTCACATTTAGAAGAGACCTCGCTCGACAAGGCGATTCGACATCACCGCCGATCGGTTTCGATTTATTCGCGTTTGTGCAAACAGTTCCCCGGCGTGAACGATTACTTGACGTTCACCGCGCATGCAATGGGAGACTATGCCCAATGCCAGCTGGAATTTGGCGAGCTTGATGAGGCGAGTCTTTCACTTCAAGCCGCAACCTCGCGACAAGAAAAGTATCTCGAAAAACGCCCGAATTCCACTTTCGGCCGACGATGGCTCGAAGGGCATTACTGGCTGTTGGCTAAGGTCGAAGCCGATCGAGGACAAGCGGAGTCGGCAGAGCTATATCGTGCCAAGGCAAGTGAGATCAAGAAATCCTATCCAGATTTTAGGTCTCGAAGAAGTCGCGACCGCGACGACGAACAAGAAATTGACGACCAACGAAACGACAGCGATCTACAAAGTTGA
- a CDS encoding M28 family peptidase — MGNPMRRGYRQLISVAVFTLAIAIGGWIYHGPSPRGIDAPPDVPSAARMRQSLHLLLGRPALQHSAGTVEGDAYLRRLEVTLKSAVRFQAEATVRRIEIPFDLEHQDWHPNDRLGLLPENTILKNLLVTIPGTIPHLRPILLVTHHDSCPWGPGAGDASSAVVALVEYAGILGQNPPRRTTHFLFTDGEEFGLLGAHALYDHQALPIEDPAFVLNFDARGTTGGIPMFETHDNNAAWVTAIIDDLAKPKITTSLAVMVYRTLPNATDFDVFSQKFGWPGFNFATIGGAHHYHTPHDIPENLSDRTLQHMGDHVASVHQAIDRLTKEQIDALRRQTTLTPRNAIFFDLFGLKVITLDATSQISLAIFAFALTWLPILKQGYKIPFQAMFRFVGTGMLPIIACAILGIIANVTLKLTPYHQLRYTPVDLFAGLLTIGLAVATSILILERMIPKLMPCDNSHELCDSVWMMSSLLALMAAVLVPAGAYLLVLPAFVASLGRTFTGRPSIGAWGGWLTTATLVGPLLVLLVQAIGPWNQPVYAILAALLSIQMAATWHHPTVVAK, encoded by the coding sequence GTGGGCAATCCGATGCGGCGGGGTTATCGTCAACTCATTTCTGTCGCTGTTTTTACGTTAGCGATCGCAATTGGTGGCTGGATCTATCACGGGCCATCACCTCGTGGTATTGATGCGCCACCCGATGTGCCATCGGCGGCCCGCATGCGTCAGTCGCTTCATTTGCTGCTCGGTCGACCGGCCCTTCAACACTCTGCCGGTACCGTCGAAGGCGATGCTTACTTGCGTCGTCTCGAAGTGACACTCAAGTCGGCGGTCCGCTTCCAAGCAGAAGCCACCGTACGGCGAATCGAAATCCCGTTTGATCTTGAACATCAAGATTGGCACCCCAACGATCGTCTCGGGCTTCTACCGGAAAATACGATCCTCAAAAATTTGTTGGTGACAATTCCCGGAACCATCCCCCACCTGCGGCCGATCTTGTTGGTCACGCACCATGACTCCTGTCCTTGGGGTCCCGGGGCAGGCGACGCGAGTTCCGCCGTCGTAGCACTGGTCGAATACGCGGGCATCTTGGGACAAAATCCTCCAAGACGCACGACGCATTTCCTTTTCACAGATGGAGAAGAGTTCGGCTTACTCGGAGCCCACGCGTTATACGATCACCAAGCTCTCCCAATCGAAGACCCTGCATTTGTCCTGAATTTTGATGCCCGCGGAACGACGGGTGGTATCCCGATGTTTGAAACGCATGACAACAACGCTGCGTGGGTTACCGCCATCATCGATGACTTGGCCAAACCCAAAATCACCACGTCATTAGCCGTGATGGTCTACCGAACACTTCCCAATGCGACAGATTTCGATGTGTTCAGCCAAAAGTTTGGTTGGCCAGGATTTAACTTTGCAACCATCGGCGGCGCCCATCACTACCACACCCCTCACGACATTCCAGAAAACCTCAGCGATCGAACACTGCAGCACATGGGTGACCACGTCGCGTCCGTGCACCAAGCCATCGATCGTTTAACGAAAGAGCAAATCGATGCGTTGCGGCGGCAAACGACATTGACTCCAAGAAACGCAATCTTCTTCGACCTATTCGGTTTAAAAGTTATCACGCTAGACGCGACATCGCAGATTTCGCTCGCCATCTTTGCGTTCGCACTAACTTGGTTGCCAATCTTAAAACAAGGTTACAAGATTCCGTTCCAGGCGATGTTTCGATTTGTTGGAACCGGCATGCTTCCGATCATTGCCTGTGCCATTCTTGGAATTATCGCCAATGTTACTCTCAAGCTGACGCCGTATCATCAACTCCGTTATACGCCGGTCGATTTATTCGCGGGCTTGCTAACGATCGGCCTTGCCGTCGCGACGTCGATTCTAATTCTTGAGCGGATGATTCCTAAGTTAATGCCTTGCGATAACAGCCATGAGCTCTGCGACTCCGTCTGGATGATGTCATCATTGCTCGCCTTGATGGCAGCGGTCTTAGTTCCCGCCGGAGCTTACCTCCTTGTGCTCCCCGCATTTGTCGCAAGCCTCGGCCGCACTTTCACCGGTCGACCCTCGATCGGGGCATGGGGCGGATGGCTAACGACTGCGACTCTCGTCGGTCCACTGCTTGTGTTACTCGTCCAAGCGATTGGACCTTGGAACCAACCGGTCTACGCGATACTCGCTGCGTTACTGTCGATCCAAATGGCGGCCACGTGGCATCACCCCACTGTGGTCGCGAAATAG